Proteins encoded in a region of the Pseudomonas putida genome:
- the astE gene encoding succinylglutamate desuccinylase, protein MLALGKLLELTLTDHEPAEKTQVTPKGARLRWLGEGALEVRPAESEDCGLDLLLSAGIHGNETAPIELLERLLHGVANGKIKPRARLLFLFGNPVAIRKGERFIEQDINRLFNGRHELSSGFEALRAAELEQFARVFFSKPGRSRLHYDLHTAIRGSKIEQFALYPYKEGRKHSRRELARLAAAGMEAVLLQSKSSITFSAFTYEQLDAEAFTLELGKARPFGQNEQVNLDKLEERLIRIIEATEPEGESSLDGLQLFSVSREIIKHSDSFHLHLPADIENFSELSKGYLLAEDLAEMRWVVEEEGARIIFPNPKVRNGLRAGILIVPDSGQRLG, encoded by the coding sequence ATGCTCGCCCTTGGCAAATTGCTTGAGCTGACCCTCACCGATCACGAACCGGCCGAGAAGACCCAAGTGACACCCAAGGGCGCGCGTTTGCGCTGGCTGGGGGAGGGTGCGCTTGAAGTGCGCCCGGCTGAAAGCGAGGATTGCGGGCTGGATTTGCTGCTGTCCGCCGGCATTCATGGCAACGAGACGGCGCCGATCGAATTGCTGGAGCGGCTGCTGCACGGCGTGGCCAACGGCAAGATCAAACCCAGGGCGCGCCTGCTGTTCCTGTTCGGCAACCCGGTGGCAATCCGCAAGGGCGAGCGCTTCATCGAGCAGGACATCAACCGCCTTTTCAATGGCCGTCACGAGCTTTCCAGCGGTTTCGAGGCGTTGCGCGCCGCTGAGCTGGAACAGTTTGCCAGGGTGTTCTTCAGCAAGCCGGGGCGCAGCCGGCTGCATTACGACCTGCATACGGCCATCCGTGGTTCGAAGATCGAACAATTCGCCTTGTATCCCTATAAAGAAGGGCGCAAGCACTCCCGTCGCGAACTGGCGCGCCTGGCGGCGGCGGGTATGGAAGCGGTGTTGCTGCAAAGCAAGTCGTCCATCACCTTCAGCGCATTCACCTATGAACAGCTGGATGCCGAAGCCTTCACGCTGGAACTGGGCAAGGCCCGCCCGTTCGGCCAGAACGAGCAGGTCAACCTCGACAAGCTGGAAGAGCGGCTGATCCGCATCATCGAGGCGACCGAACCAGAAGGCGAAAGCTCGCTGGATGGCCTGCAACTGTTCAGTGTTTCCCGTGAAATCATCAAGCACAGCGACAGCTTCCACCTGCACCTGCCGGCGGATATCGAAAACTTCTCCGAGCTGAGCAAGGGCTACCTGCTGGCCGAAGACCTGGCCGAGATGCGCTGGGTGGTCGAGGAGGAGGGCGCGCGCATCATCTTCCCCAACCCCAAGGTCAGGAACGGTTTGCGCGCCGGTATCCTGATCGTGCCGGATTCGGGGCAGCGGCTAGGCTGA
- a CDS encoding topoisomerase II, which yields MTDALRLILEDEDGTQLETSCTRFAVVWQGKEVWIQQDGRGQLLIGVDVEEDDTEYANLLLRPMATNLVSLQLEMEPAELGEGDDHVHGPDCGHHH from the coding sequence ATGACCGACGCCCTGCGCCTGATCCTTGAAGATGAAGACGGCACCCAGCTGGAAACTTCCTGCACCCGCTTTGCCGTGGTCTGGCAAGGCAAGGAAGTGTGGATTCAGCAAGACGGCCGTGGCCAGTTGCTGATCGGTGTGGATGTCGAGGAAGACGACACCGAATATGCCAACCTGCTGCTGCGCCCGATGGCCACCAACCTGGTCAGCCTGCAGCTGGAAATGGAGCCGGCGGAGCTTGGCGAAGGCGACGATCACGTCCATGGCCCTGACTGCGGCCACCACCACTAA